From Stenotrophomonas maltophilia, a single genomic window includes:
- a CDS encoding efflux RND transporter permease subunit, with protein sequence MNLSGPFIRRPIGTALLAIGLFMVGLICYLRLGVSALPNIEIPVIFVHASQSGADAATMATTVTAPLERHLGQLPGIDRMRSSSSEGSSLVFMIFQSGHNIDSAALDVQTAINSAQADLPSGMGSPMYQKANPNDDPVIAIALTSQTQSADELYNVADSLLAQRIRQISGVASVDIAGASTPAVRVDVNLRLMNALGLTADDLRNAVRAANVTSPTGFLSDGNTTTAIIANDSVARAADFADLVVKTQGDGRVIRLKDIANVYDGQQDAYQAAWFDHKPAVVMYVFTRAGANIVETVDRVKAQIPTLRDYLQPGTTMTPYFDRTPTIRSSLHEVQITLLISLAMVVLTMALFLRRLAPTLIAAVTVPLSLAGAALVMYVMGFTLNNLSLLALVIAIGFVVDDAIVVIENIMRHLDEGMPRMQAALTGAREIGFTIVSITASLVAVFIPLLFASGMMGAFFREFTVTLVAAIVVSMIVSLTLTPALCSRFLSAHDHAAPPSRFGRWLDAGHERMLRIYTVFLDFSLRHALLMSLTPLILIGVTVFLFGAVKKGAFPPQDTGLIWGRANSSATVSFEDMVARQRRITDMLMADPAVKTVGVRLGSGRQGSSAQFNIELKSRSDGRRETTAHALARLSAKADRYPDLQLRLRAIQDLPSNDGGGSSQGAQYRISLQGNDLAALQEWLPKLQAELKKNPKLRDVGTDVDNAGLRQNIQIDRAKAARLGITVGAIDGALYGAFGQRQISTIYSDINQYSVVVNALPSQTATPAALDEVYVRARNGDMVPITAVATQIPGLAPSQITHENQYTTMDLSYNLAPDVSMGEAKAIIDATVAGMRMPGDIRLADDAGFGFNSDPSDMLILVLAAILTVYLVLGMLYESLIHPVTILSTLPAAGVGALLALFGTNTELSVISMIALVLLIGIVKKNAIMMIDFALVAQREHGLAPRDAAREASIVRFRPIMMTTMVAILAAVPLAIGLGEGSELRRPLGIAMIGGLLFSQSLTLLSTPALYVIFSCLAERWRARRARKREAKLLKRAQRA encoded by the coding sequence ATGAACCTGTCCGGCCCCTTCATCCGCCGCCCGATCGGCACCGCGCTGCTGGCCATCGGCCTGTTCATGGTCGGCCTGATCTGCTACCTGCGCCTGGGTGTGTCGGCACTGCCGAACATCGAGATCCCGGTGATCTTCGTGCACGCCAGCCAGTCCGGCGCCGATGCAGCCACCATGGCGACCACGGTCACCGCACCGCTGGAGCGCCACCTGGGCCAGCTGCCGGGCATCGACCGCATGCGCTCGTCGAGCTCGGAAGGCAGCTCGCTGGTGTTCATGATCTTCCAGAGCGGTCACAACATCGATTCGGCGGCGCTGGACGTACAGACCGCGATCAACTCGGCGCAGGCCGACCTGCCCTCGGGCATGGGCTCGCCGATGTACCAGAAGGCGAATCCGAACGATGACCCGGTGATCGCCATCGCGCTGACCTCGCAGACGCAGTCGGCCGACGAGCTGTACAACGTCGCTGACTCACTGCTGGCGCAGCGCATCCGCCAGATCAGCGGCGTCGCCTCGGTCGACATCGCCGGTGCCTCGACGCCGGCCGTGCGCGTGGACGTCAACCTGCGCCTGATGAACGCCCTCGGCCTGACCGCCGACGACCTGCGCAACGCCGTGCGCGCGGCCAATGTGACCTCGCCCACCGGCTTCCTCAGCGATGGCAACACCACCACCGCGATCATCGCCAACGATTCGGTGGCGCGTGCCGCCGACTTCGCCGACCTGGTGGTCAAGACCCAGGGCGATGGCCGGGTGATCCGCCTGAAGGACATCGCCAACGTCTACGACGGCCAGCAGGACGCCTACCAGGCGGCCTGGTTCGACCACAAGCCGGCGGTGGTGATGTACGTGTTCACCCGTGCCGGCGCCAACATCGTGGAGACCGTGGACCGGGTCAAGGCGCAGATCCCGACCCTGCGCGACTACCTGCAGCCGGGCACCACGATGACGCCGTACTTCGACCGTACGCCGACCATCCGTTCCTCGCTGCATGAAGTGCAGATCACCCTGCTGATCAGCCTGGCGATGGTGGTGCTGACCATGGCGCTGTTCCTGCGCCGGCTGGCACCGACGCTGATCGCCGCGGTGACCGTGCCGCTGTCGCTGGCGGGTGCCGCGCTGGTGATGTACGTGATGGGCTTCACCCTGAACAACCTGAGCCTGCTGGCGCTGGTGATCGCGATCGGCTTCGTGGTCGACGATGCCATCGTGGTGATCGAGAACATCATGCGCCACCTCGACGAGGGCATGCCGCGCATGCAGGCGGCGCTGACCGGGGCCCGCGAGATTGGCTTCACCATCGTCTCGATCACCGCCTCGCTGGTGGCGGTGTTCATCCCGCTGCTGTTCGCCAGCGGCATGATGGGCGCGTTCTTCCGCGAATTCACCGTCACCCTGGTGGCGGCCATCGTGGTCTCGATGATCGTCTCGCTGACGCTGACCCCGGCGCTGTGCAGCCGCTTCCTCAGCGCGCACGACCACGCGGCGCCGCCGTCGCGCTTCGGCCGCTGGCTCGATGCCGGCCACGAGCGCATGCTGCGCATCTACACCGTGTTCCTCGACTTCTCGCTGCGCCACGCGCTGCTGATGTCGTTGACCCCGTTGATCCTGATCGGCGTCACCGTGTTCCTGTTCGGTGCAGTGAAAAAGGGTGCGTTCCCGCCGCAGGACACCGGCCTGATCTGGGGCCGCGCCAACTCCAGCGCCACCGTCTCCTTCGAGGACATGGTCGCCCGCCAGCGCCGCATCACCGACATGCTGATGGCCGACCCGGCGGTGAAGACCGTGGGCGTACGCCTGGGCAGCGGCCGCCAGGGCTCCAGCGCGCAGTTCAACATCGAGCTGAAATCGCGCAGCGACGGCCGCCGCGAAACCACCGCGCATGCACTGGCGCGGTTGAGTGCCAAGGCCGACCGCTACCCGGACCTGCAGCTGCGCCTGCGCGCGATCCAGGATCTTCCCAGCAACGATGGCGGTGGCTCCAGCCAGGGCGCGCAGTACCGCATTTCGCTGCAGGGCAACGACCTGGCTGCACTGCAGGAATGGCTGCCCAAGCTTCAGGCGGAATTGAAGAAGAACCCGAAACTGCGTGACGTCGGCACCGATGTCGACAACGCCGGGCTGCGCCAGAACATCCAGATCGACCGCGCCAAGGCCGCGCGCCTGGGCATCACCGTCGGCGCCATCGATGGCGCGCTGTACGGAGCCTTCGGCCAGCGCCAGATCTCGACCATCTACTCGGACATCAACCAGTACAGCGTGGTGGTCAACGCCCTGCCCTCGCAGACCGCCACGCCGGCGGCGCTGGATGAGGTGTACGTGCGGGCGCGCAACGGCGACATGGTGCCGATCACCGCGGTCGCCACCCAGATTCCGGGGCTGGCACCGTCGCAGATCACCCATGAAAACCAGTACACGACGATGGACCTCAGCTACAACCTGGCTCCGGACGTGAGCATGGGCGAGGCCAAGGCGATCATCGATGCGACCGTGGCCGGCATGCGCATGCCGGGCGACATCCGCCTGGCCGATGATGCGGGCTTCGGGTTCAACTCCGACCCCAGCGACATGCTGATCCTGGTGCTGGCGGCGATCCTCACCGTGTACCTGGTGCTGGGCATGCTCTACGAGAGCTTGATCCACCCGGTCACCATCCTGTCCACGCTGCCGGCGGCGGGCGTGGGTGCGCTGCTGGCCTTGTTCGGCACCAACACCGAGCTGTCGGTGATCTCGATGATCGCGCTGGTGCTGCTGATCGGCATCGTCAAGAAGAACGCGATCATGATGATCGACTTCGCGCTGGTAGCACAGCGCGAGCACGGGCTGGCGCCGCGCGACGCCGCCCGCGAGGCCAGCATCGTGCGCTTCCGCCCGATCATGATGACCACCATGGTGGCGATCCTGGCGGCGGTGCCGCTGGCGATCGGCCTCGGCGAAGGCTCCGAGCTGCGCCGCCCGCTGGGCATCGCGATGATCGGCGGCCTGCTGTTCTCGCAGAGCCTGACCCTGCTCAGCACGCCGGCGCTGTACGTGATCTTCTCGTGCCTGGCCGAACGCTGGCGGGCGCGTCGCGCACGCAAGCGCGAGGCGAAGCTGCTCAAGCGAGCGCAGCGGGCCTAG
- the yccS gene encoding YccS family putative transporter — MSARQSRLSRLWAHEKASYGLRVFIALTAAVAACWQLDALTALPGVFLGIIASAIAETDDNWWGRTKAVLLSLLCFCIAAASVIWLFPWPWVFIGALALSTFGLTLLGALGERYASIAQATVTLAIYTMIGLEQHGASDLHSALDAVSHLLAGAVWYGLLSILWTALFANRPVRERVARLYLELGRYLQLKAALFEPVREADLQRRQLDLAEQNRRVVGALNEAKTAILARFGRSGRPGVNSGLYLRLYYMAQDFHERASSSHYPYGALVDAFFHSDVLYRCQRLLDLQGQACARLGEAIRLRRPFVYGENNQQAGRDLADALAYLRDQQRPQWQRLLGSLDLLVHNLRSIERRLLDAERSEASLDNVDTRLRDSNPHTLREMGVRIRQQLTPGSVLFRHGLRMALALIAGFAAIRLFNAQNGSWVLLTIVFVCRPNFGATRQRLAQRIVGTLAGLVLTWALLQLFPQLHVQLLIALLSALLFFFTRTDRYLVASAAITVMALTCFNLIGDGFVLIVPRMVDTVLGCAIAAAAAFLILPDWQGRQLHLVLARVLDTAARYLDSVLGQYRSGMRDDLAYRIARRDMHNADAALSTALSNMLREPGHVRRNLDAGFHFLALSNTLLGHLSALGAHRDQVDSYAGDPLALAAGDRVRKALQQLATALTARQPVAEDDNDADRAVAAELEQIDEAMPPKLQLIRTQMALVLRLLPKVRAAANEAVTSLT; from the coding sequence ATGTCCGCCCGACAATCCCGTCTCAGCCGCCTGTGGGCCCACGAGAAGGCCAGTTACGGCCTGCGGGTGTTCATCGCCCTCACGGCAGCGGTGGCCGCGTGCTGGCAGCTGGATGCGCTGACCGCCCTGCCCGGCGTTTTCCTGGGCATCATCGCCAGCGCCATCGCCGAGACCGATGACAACTGGTGGGGCCGGACCAAGGCCGTGCTGCTGTCACTGCTGTGCTTCTGCATCGCCGCGGCATCGGTGATCTGGCTGTTCCCGTGGCCGTGGGTCTTCATCGGCGCGCTGGCGCTGTCCACCTTCGGCCTGACCCTGCTCGGTGCGCTCGGCGAGCGCTATGCGTCCATTGCCCAGGCCACGGTGACGCTGGCGATCTACACCATGATCGGCCTGGAGCAGCATGGTGCCAGCGACCTGCACAGCGCACTGGACGCCGTCAGCCACCTGCTGGCCGGTGCGGTCTGGTACGGCCTGCTGTCGATCCTGTGGACCGCGCTGTTCGCCAATCGGCCGGTGCGCGAGCGCGTGGCACGGCTGTACCTGGAACTGGGCCGCTACCTGCAGTTGAAAGCCGCCCTGTTCGAACCGGTGCGCGAGGCCGACCTGCAGCGACGCCAGCTCGACCTGGCCGAGCAGAACCGGCGCGTAGTCGGCGCGCTGAACGAGGCGAAGACGGCGATCCTGGCGCGCTTCGGCCGTTCCGGCCGGCCCGGCGTCAACTCTGGCTTGTACCTGCGCCTGTACTACATGGCGCAGGATTTCCACGAACGCGCCAGTTCTTCGCATTACCCGTATGGCGCGCTGGTAGATGCCTTCTTCCACAGCGACGTGCTGTACCGCTGCCAGCGCCTGCTCGATCTGCAGGGCCAGGCGTGCGCGCGGCTGGGCGAGGCGATCCGCCTGCGCCGCCCGTTCGTGTATGGCGAGAACAACCAGCAGGCCGGGCGCGACCTGGCCGATGCGCTGGCCTACCTGCGTGACCAGCAGCGGCCACAGTGGCAGCGCCTGCTCGGTTCGCTGGACCTGCTGGTGCACAACCTGCGCAGCATCGAGCGCCGCCTGCTGGATGCCGAGCGCTCCGAAGCCAGCCTGGACAACGTCGATACCCGCCTGCGCGACAGCAACCCTCACACCCTGCGCGAGATGGGCGTGCGCATCCGCCAGCAGCTCACGCCCGGCTCGGTGCTGTTCCGCCATGGCCTGCGCATGGCACTGGCACTGATCGCCGGCTTCGCGGCGATCCGCCTGTTCAATGCGCAGAACGGTTCATGGGTGCTGCTGACCATCGTGTTCGTGTGCCGGCCCAACTTCGGCGCCACCCGCCAACGCCTGGCTCAGCGCATCGTCGGCACGCTCGCCGGGCTGGTACTGACCTGGGCACTGCTGCAGCTGTTCCCGCAGTTGCACGTGCAGCTGCTGATCGCATTGTTGTCGGCACTGCTGTTCTTCTTCACCCGCACCGACCGCTACCTGGTGGCGTCGGCAGCCATCACGGTGATGGCACTGACCTGCTTCAACCTGATCGGCGATGGCTTCGTGCTGATCGTGCCGCGCATGGTCGACACCGTGCTGGGCTGTGCGATCGCAGCGGCGGCGGCGTTCCTGATCCTGCCCGACTGGCAGGGCCGCCAGCTGCATCTCGTACTGGCGCGCGTGCTGGACACCGCCGCACGTTACCTGGACTCGGTGCTGGGCCAGTACCGCAGCGGCATGCGCGACGACCTCGCCTACCGCATCGCCCGCCGCGACATGCACAACGCCGACGCGGCGCTGTCCACCGCGCTGTCGAACATGCTGCGTGAGCCCGGCCACGTGCGCCGCAACCTGGACGCCGGCTTCCACTTCCTGGCCCTGTCCAACACCCTGCTCGGCCACCTGTCGGCCCTGGGCGCACATCGCGACCAGGTGGACAGCTATGCCGGCGATCCGCTGGCATTGGCCGCCGGTGATCGCGTGCGCAAGGCACTGCAGCAGCTGGCGACGGCGCTGACCGCACGGCAGCCGGTCGCGGAGGACGACAACGATGCGGATCGCGCGGTCGCCGCCGAGCTGGAGCAGATCGACGAGGCGATGCCACCGAAGCTGCAGCTGATCCGCACGCAGATGGCGCTGGTGCTGCGCCTGCTGCCGAAGGTACGGGCGGCGGCCAATGAAGCGGTGACCAGCCTGACCTGA
- a CDS encoding SDR family NAD(P)-dependent oxidoreductase, producing MKIELSGHTALVTASTAGIGLAIAQGLAAAGATVVLNGRSADSIERARQHLLSTVPGAHVLGVAADLSDAAGAETLLAGLPKVDILVNNAGIFGPQDFFETDDATWERYWQTNVMSGVRLSRALLPAMVDAGWGRVLFISSESARNIPADMIHYGVSKTAQLSLSRGLAKRVAGSGVTVNAVLPGPTLSDGFAAMFEDERQRSGKPLEQIGREFVMEHRPSSVIQRAATVEEVANMVVYLASPQASATSGAALRVDGGVVDDIV from the coding sequence ATGAAAATCGAACTCAGCGGCCACACCGCACTGGTCACCGCTTCCACCGCCGGCATCGGCCTGGCGATCGCACAGGGCCTGGCCGCGGCCGGGGCCACGGTGGTCCTCAACGGCCGCAGTGCCGACAGCATTGAACGCGCACGCCAGCACCTGCTCTCCACGGTACCGGGTGCCCATGTGCTTGGTGTCGCGGCTGACCTCTCGGATGCGGCCGGTGCCGAAACGCTGCTGGCCGGCCTGCCCAAGGTCGACATCCTGGTCAACAACGCCGGCATCTTCGGCCCTCAGGACTTCTTCGAGACCGACGACGCCACCTGGGAGCGCTACTGGCAGACCAACGTGATGTCCGGCGTACGCCTGTCGCGTGCGCTGCTGCCGGCGATGGTCGATGCCGGCTGGGGCCGCGTGCTGTTCATCTCCTCCGAGTCGGCGCGCAACATTCCGGCCGACATGATCCACTACGGGGTCAGCAAGACCGCGCAGCTGTCGCTGTCACGCGGCCTGGCCAAACGCGTGGCCGGCAGTGGCGTCACCGTCAATGCCGTGCTTCCAGGGCCGACGCTCTCTGACGGTTTCGCCGCGATGTTTGAAGATGAACGCCAGCGCAGCGGCAAGCCGCTGGAGCAGATCGGCCGCGAGTTCGTGATGGAGCATCGCCCGTCCTCGGTGATCCAGCGTGCCGCCACGGTCGAGGAAGTGGCCAACATGGTGGTGTACCTGGCCTCGCCGCAGGCCTCGGCCACCTCCGGCGCGGCGCTTCGCGTGGATGGCGGCGTGGTCGACGACATCGTCTGA
- a CDS encoding MFS transporter, with translation MSGHNQFALLRQRRFLPFFVVQALGAFNDNVYRQAIISMLLFMAVPEEELGLYATLAPAIFILPYFLFSALAGQIADKLEKSRLIVITTTMEIVIMSLAATGFLTQSLPVLLIALFCTGMQSTLFGPVKYSVLPSVLKPEELTGGNGLVEMGTSMSILSGMIVGGLVFTVAGSHGTVVAACAIIGLAICGNIAARLIPKVDAGDPNLKINWNPLPESLAVLRMARQQKAVRNAILGVSWFWFVGTVLTSQLPAYAVTNLGGEPTLYIFALALFSVGTGVGSLLCEKLSARTVEIGLVPLGAFGMTAFLLDLYFARSGEAAVHGLAIGPFLQQPGSLRIVIDLIGIGLFTGIFVVPLFALIQSRTPKAQMSRVFAALNIQNSGFIVGAALLSLAAHKLLHWTIPQQFLALAIANALVAIYIFTIVPEFLMRFLSWVMVRTLYRLRPHGIEANVPDEGAALLVCNHVSYMDALILSATIPRPVRFVMYYKIFNIPVMRWIFRTAKAIPIAGAREDPALMQRAFDEIDAALAEGELVCIFPEGALTRDGTMAPFKSGVEKILERRPVPVVPMALRGMWSSMWSRRDSRLGRMRVPRRFRATVEVVAAPAVDGHGTDAPALEARVRALRGDHA, from the coding sequence ATGTCCGGTCACAACCAGTTCGCCCTGCTGCGCCAGCGCCGTTTCCTGCCGTTCTTCGTGGTACAGGCGCTCGGTGCATTCAATGACAACGTCTACCGGCAGGCGATCATCAGCATGTTGCTGTTCATGGCCGTGCCGGAGGAGGAACTGGGGCTGTACGCCACGCTGGCGCCAGCCATCTTCATCCTGCCGTACTTCCTGTTCTCGGCACTGGCCGGGCAGATTGCCGACAAGCTGGAAAAATCGCGGCTGATCGTGATCACCACCACCATGGAAATCGTGATCATGTCGCTGGCCGCCACCGGCTTCCTGACCCAGAGCCTGCCGGTGCTGCTGATCGCGCTGTTCTGCACCGGCATGCAGTCGACCCTGTTCGGCCCGGTGAAGTACTCGGTACTGCCGTCGGTGCTCAAGCCCGAGGAATTGACCGGTGGCAACGGCCTGGTCGAGATGGGCACGTCGATGTCGATCCTGTCCGGCATGATCGTCGGCGGACTGGTATTCACCGTTGCCGGCAGCCACGGCACGGTGGTGGCGGCGTGCGCGATCATCGGCCTGGCCATCTGCGGCAACATCGCCGCGCGGCTGATTCCCAAGGTCGACGCCGGCGACCCGAACCTGAAGATCAACTGGAACCCGCTGCCGGAATCGCTGGCGGTGCTGCGCATGGCGCGCCAGCAGAAGGCGGTGCGCAACGCGATCCTGGGCGTGTCCTGGTTCTGGTTCGTCGGTACCGTGCTGACCTCGCAGCTGCCGGCCTACGCGGTGACCAATCTCGGCGGCGAGCCGACCCTGTACATCTTCGCCCTCGCCCTGTTCTCGGTCGGCACCGGCGTCGGCTCACTGCTGTGCGAAAAGCTGTCGGCACGCACGGTGGAAATCGGCCTGGTGCCGCTGGGTGCGTTCGGCATGACCGCGTTCCTGCTTGATCTGTACTTCGCCCGCAGCGGCGAGGCCGCCGTGCACGGGCTGGCCATCGGGCCGTTCCTGCAGCAGCCCGGCAGCCTCCGCATCGTCATCGACCTGATCGGCATCGGCCTGTTCACCGGCATCTTCGTGGTGCCGCTGTTCGCGCTGATCCAGAGCCGCACGCCGAAGGCACAGATGTCACGCGTGTTCGCCGCGCTGAACATCCAGAATTCCGGGTTCATCGTCGGCGCGGCCCTGCTGTCGCTGGCCGCGCACAAGCTGCTGCACTGGACCATTCCGCAGCAGTTCCTGGCACTGGCCATTGCCAACGCGCTGGTGGCGATCTATATCTTCACCATCGTCCCCGAATTCCTGATGCGCTTCCTCAGCTGGGTGATGGTGCGCACCCTGTACCGGCTGCGCCCGCACGGCATCGAGGCCAACGTGCCCGACGAAGGCGCCGCGCTGCTGGTCTGCAACCATGTCAGCTACATGGACGCGCTGATCCTGTCGGCGACGATCCCGCGCCCGGTGCGCTTCGTCATGTACTACAAAATCTTCAACATCCCGGTGATGCGCTGGATCTTCCGCACCGCCAAGGCCATCCCGATCGCCGGGGCGCGCGAAGACCCGGCATTGATGCAGCGCGCGTTCGACGAGATCGATGCCGCGCTGGCTGAGGGCGAGCTGGTCTGCATCTTCCCGGAAGGCGCACTGACCAGGGACGGCACGATGGCGCCGTTCAAGTCCGGCGTCGAGAAGATCCTCGAACGGCGGCCGGTGCCGGTGGTGCCGATGGCGCTGCGTGGCATGTGGTCGAGCATGTGGAGCCGCCGCGACAGCCGCCTCGGGCGCATGCGCGTGCCGCGCCGCTTCCGCGCCACCGTCGAGGTGGTGGCGGCTCCGGCCGTGGACGGCCACGGCACCGATGCCCCTGCGCTGGAAGCCCGGGTGCGCGCCCTGCGTGGGGATCACGCCTGA
- a CDS encoding CD225/dispanin family protein — translation MNQPPPLSRPVYIPNHLVWAILTTLFCCLPLGVVSIVYASQVDGRRAAGDLPGAYSASRKAGWWAVASAVTLPVLLLLWFGLFGGLAVLGALSDQ, via the coding sequence TTGAATCAACCACCACCGCTCAGCCGTCCGGTCTACATCCCCAACCATCTGGTCTGGGCGATCCTGACGACGCTGTTCTGCTGCCTGCCGTTGGGCGTGGTGTCGATCGTCTACGCTTCCCAGGTCGATGGCCGCCGCGCGGCCGGCGACCTGCCGGGGGCGTATAGCGCGTCGCGCAAGGCGGGCTGGTGGGCGGTGGCTTCGGCCGTGACCCTGCCGGTCCTGTTGCTGTTGTGGTTCGGGCTGTTCGGCGGCTTGGCCGTACTGGGCGCTCTTTCCGACCAATGA
- a CDS encoding CD225/dispanin family protein has product MNTATPQVPNNLVWAILTTLFCCLPAGIVSIVYAAQVNGKLAAGDIAGAQDSAAKAKKWAIWSAIAWVVVVVLYVLFFVVLGGMGAMSNSGY; this is encoded by the coding sequence ATGAACACCGCTACTCCGCAGGTCCCGAACAACCTGGTCTGGGCCATCCTGACCACCCTGTTCTGCTGTCTGCCGGCCGGCATCGTCTCGATCGTCTACGCCGCACAGGTCAACGGCAAGCTGGCTGCGGGCGACATCGCCGGCGCCCAGGATTCGGCCGCCAAGGCCAAGAAGTGGGCCATCTGGTCGGCCATTGCCTGGGTCGTGGTGGTCGTGCTGTACGTGCTGTTCTTCGTTGTGCTCGGCGGCATGGGCGCGATGAGCAACAGCGGCTACTGA
- a CDS encoding DUF2752 domain-containing protein, translating to MSALPARSRLARWAPLLVSAGLAVGATVVLRNVNPYVAGNPLPSCPLYALTGLYCPGCGSTRCLYSLVHFDLPGAMAMNPLLVISLPFLLLMLLNIAGIRPRVLDPLMRVLANPVFWLWVLPGYALLRNLPWPPFTALAPI from the coding sequence ATGTCCGCGCTTCCCGCCCGTTCCCGACTCGCCCGCTGGGCGCCGCTGCTGGTCTCCGCCGGCCTGGCCGTGGGTGCCACGGTGGTGCTGCGCAACGTCAATCCGTATGTCGCCGGCAATCCCTTGCCGAGCTGCCCGCTGTACGCGCTGACCGGCCTGTACTGCCCGGGCTGTGGCAGCACGCGCTGCCTGTATTCGCTGGTCCATTTCGACCTTCCGGGCGCGATGGCGATGAACCCGCTGCTGGTCATCAGCCTGCCGTTCCTGTTGCTGATGCTGCTGAACATCGCCGGCATTCGCCCGCGCGTGCTCGACCCGCTGATGCGGGTACTGGCCAATCCCGTGTTCTGGCTCTGGGTGCTGCCCGGGTATGCGCTGCTGCGCAACCTGCCGTGGCCGCCGTTCACCGCGCTGGCACCGATCTAG
- the ampE gene encoding regulatory signaling modulator protein AmpE — protein MFTTLAAVLVALALGHVAPAAAASLRRFDGFRRWLGWLDARGGKAWQSPAGVALALLPPLLLMALLAWLLRGVLFGLPSLLLGVVVLAWCWGPRDLDRDIEAIIDADDAATRQAAVRNLQTAGGSLREDVPSLVEATVLNALRRWFAVLFWFLLLGPAGALGYRLLALMAESPMRARVPVEPLALAQRLLGWIEWPVAQLMAFSMALVGNFDTAWKAWRQAHGERLAGNIGFLGAVARASVNAELREDAHDYTEAGLLPVWQRLPDLRDAMSLVWRMLLLWLAILALLVIAGWVT, from the coding sequence ATGTTCACCACTCTGGCTGCCGTGCTGGTGGCGCTGGCCCTGGGCCATGTCGCCCCGGCCGCTGCTGCCTCGCTGCGCCGTTTCGACGGCTTCCGGCGCTGGCTGGGTTGGCTGGATGCCCGGGGTGGCAAGGCCTGGCAGAGCCCCGCAGGCGTGGCCCTGGCCCTGCTGCCGCCGCTGCTGCTGATGGCCCTGCTGGCCTGGCTGCTGCGCGGGGTGCTGTTCGGCCTGCCGTCGCTGCTGCTGGGCGTGGTGGTGCTGGCATGGTGCTGGGGGCCGCGCGACCTGGACCGCGATATCGAAGCGATCATCGACGCCGACGATGCCGCGACGCGGCAGGCGGCGGTGCGCAACCTGCAGACGGCCGGTGGCAGCCTGCGCGAGGACGTGCCGTCACTGGTCGAAGCAACGGTGCTCAATGCGCTGCGGCGCTGGTTCGCGGTGTTGTTCTGGTTCCTGCTGCTGGGCCCGGCCGGTGCGCTGGGTTACAGGCTGCTGGCGCTGATGGCCGAAAGCCCGATGCGCGCCCGCGTGCCGGTGGAACCGCTGGCGCTGGCGCAGCGCCTGCTAGGCTGGATCGAGTGGCCGGTGGCGCAGCTGATGGCGTTCTCGATGGCGCTGGTGGGCAACTTCGATACGGCGTGGAAGGCCTGGCGCCAGGCCCATGGCGAGCGCCTGGCCGGGAACATCGGTTTCCTCGGAGCGGTGGCGCGTGCCAGCGTCAATGCCGAGCTGCGCGAGGATGCGCACGACTACACCGAGGCGGGACTGCTGCCGGTGTGGCAACGGCTGCCGGACCTGCGTGATGCGATGAGCCTGGTGTGGCGAATGCTGCTGCTGTGGCTGGCGATCCTGGCCCTGCTGGTGATTGCAGGCTGGGTGACGTAG
- the nudC gene encoding NAD(+) diphosphatase: MPNTSSPLSGFAFVGEPLERADALRDDADALARLWPGARILVLDQDGSAFTGDDDQPLALTGADIGGGPGAAIFLGLRGEQAWFSVEAGSVTITAPRRLDLRQAALLWSMADATAFSYARGMSYWHSRTRFCGVCGGAVAFARGGFVGRCAQCSTEHYPRVDPAVIVAVENQGRLLLGRQSNWAPRRYSVLAGFVEPGETFEQTVVREVHEESKVRVNACQYLGSQPWPFPGALMIGFRAQAQDDLPTVDGELEDARWFSADEVGAALARDVEDDGQGIRVSPPISISRGLIEHWYRQQKG; the protein is encoded by the coding sequence ATGCCCAATACTTCTTCGCCGCTTTCCGGTTTCGCCTTCGTGGGCGAACCGCTGGAGCGCGCCGATGCCCTGCGCGACGATGCCGATGCACTGGCGCGCCTGTGGCCGGGCGCGCGCATCCTCGTGCTTGATCAGGACGGCAGCGCCTTCACCGGCGATGACGATCAGCCACTGGCTCTGACCGGCGCCGACATCGGCGGTGGCCCCGGTGCCGCGATCTTCCTCGGCCTGCGTGGCGAGCAGGCGTGGTTTTCAGTTGAAGCCGGCAGCGTGACCATTACCGCACCACGCCGCCTCGACCTGCGCCAGGCCGCGCTGCTGTGGTCGATGGCCGATGCGACCGCCTTCAGCTATGCCCGCGGCATGTCCTACTGGCACTCGCGTACCCGCTTCTGCGGCGTGTGCGGCGGTGCCGTGGCGTTCGCCCGTGGCGGCTTCGTCGGCCGCTGCGCGCAGTGCTCCACCGAGCATTACCCGCGGGTGGATCCGGCGGTGATCGTGGCGGTGGAGAACCAGGGCCGGCTGCTGCTGGGCCGGCAGTCGAACTGGGCGCCGCGCCGCTACTCGGTGCTGGCCGGCTTCGTCGAGCCCGGCGAGACCTTCGAGCAGACCGTGGTGCGCGAGGTGCACGAGGAGAGCAAGGTGCGGGTGAACGCCTGCCAGTACCTCGGCTCGCAGCCCTGGCCGTTCCCGGGGGCGCTGATGATCGGTTTCCGTGCACAGGCGCAGGATGATCTGCCGACCGTGGACGGTGAACTGGAAGATGCGCGCTGGTTCAGTGCCGACGAGGTGGGCGCGGCGCTGGCACGTGATGTCGAGGACGATGGCCAGGGCATCCGCGTGTCGCCGCCGATCTCGATTTCGCGCGGCCTGATCGAGCACTGGTACCGCCAGCAGAAGGGTTGA